The following proteins are encoded in a genomic region of Reichenbachiella sp.:
- a CDS encoding sensor histidine kinase: MINPILKSRDHLLVYGLFWLLLIIIHTMLLHWGQQIVWSLALIEATIYGIGFASVGLSIWFIVRFTGLTDGSLWNALMSHLAAGALLIFLWLATSYFITGYLLGYDSSIRQASIVDLWWRIALGTIYYLLVSLVYYLLIFYENYKEKQIREIEMQSTLKETELSMLKAQINPHFIFNSLNSISSLTLTRPEDAHEMIVKLSSFLRYTIGHSETELVSLRQEIETIQLYLEIEKLRFGKKLEVNFEGAESIPESAKLPNLILQPLIENAIKYGVYESTAASTISVQISYSDKHLQIEITNSIEDDAVAHKGKGIGLKNVRGRLQLIYESADLLKTHKEKSQYKVQLTIPQQDQ, translated from the coding sequence ATGATCAACCCCATTCTAAAAAGCAGAGACCATCTGTTGGTTTACGGGCTATTTTGGCTTCTATTGATTATCATCCATACCATGCTCCTTCATTGGGGGCAGCAAATCGTCTGGTCGCTGGCTCTTATTGAAGCTACCATCTACGGTATAGGTTTCGCATCGGTTGGATTAAGCATTTGGTTTATTGTTCGATTTACAGGACTTACAGATGGTAGTTTGTGGAATGCGCTGATGAGCCATCTCGCAGCTGGAGCATTACTTATCTTTTTATGGCTGGCCACTAGTTATTTTATTACCGGGTATTTATTAGGCTATGATTCCTCTATTCGCCAAGCTTCTATTGTGGACCTTTGGTGGAGAATAGCTTTGGGTACCATCTATTACCTTTTGGTCTCTTTGGTTTATTACCTGCTGATCTTCTATGAAAATTATAAGGAGAAACAGATCAGAGAGATTGAAATGCAATCAACCCTAAAAGAAACTGAGCTTAGTATGCTCAAAGCCCAGATCAACCCTCATTTCATTTTCAATAGCCTCAATTCCATTAGCTCACTTACGCTCACCAGACCTGAAGATGCACACGAGATGATCGTCAAGCTCTCTTCCTTCCTCCGATATACCATAGGCCATTCTGAAACTGAATTGGTTTCACTCCGACAGGAAATAGAAACTATCCAGCTATACCTGGAAATTGAAAAACTTAGATTTGGCAAAAAACTAGAAGTTAATTTCGAAGGCGCTGAATCGATTCCAGAATCGGCCAAATTACCCAATCTCATTCTTCAGCCATTGATTGAAAATGCGATAAAATACGGCGTATACGAAAGCACAGCTGCCAGTACCATATCGGTTCAAATTTCGTACAGTGATAAGCATTTGCAAATAGAAATCACCAACAGTATAGAAGATGACGCTGTGGCTCACAAAGGAAAAGGCATAGGCCTAAAAAATGTGAGAGGCAGGCTACAGCTGATCTATGAAAGTGCTGATTTATTGAAAACGCACAAAGAAAAGAGCCAATACAAAGTTCAACTGACCATTCCTCAACAAGACCAATAA
- a CDS encoding LiaF transmembrane domain-containing protein has product MSKRTSQKTPSSGSRSGAVGLILIALGTLFLLDNLDLIPYEISYYLFNWKGIMIIIGAIFLSSKENKSPGIILMAVGGFFIMSDVLSYEFDWHWYDTRKLFWPVLLIVIGLVILSRKSKSPIVSAHVFTNAADQVADEIGKKTPPNDADHINVTAMLGGGDMSITSDNFQGGKVTTLMGGGTYDLSKCNLAEGTQEIDVLILMGGANFIVPSDWNVRLEVTSIFGGFSDCRKFSSEDKTDATKELLIKGTVLFGGGEVKNYV; this is encoded by the coding sequence ATGTCAAAACGTACATCACAAAAAACACCATCATCTGGTTCTCGATCAGGAGCAGTAGGCCTCATACTCATCGCATTAGGCACACTATTTCTACTTGACAATTTGGACTTGATTCCTTACGAAATCTCTTACTACCTATTCAATTGGAAAGGAATCATGATTATTATCGGAGCAATATTCCTTTCATCCAAAGAAAATAAAAGCCCTGGCATCATACTGATGGCAGTAGGCGGTTTCTTTATCATGTCCGATGTCTTGTCTTATGAATTCGACTGGCATTGGTACGATACACGTAAGCTTTTTTGGCCCGTTCTTTTGATAGTGATTGGATTGGTCATACTTAGCAGAAAAAGCAAAAGTCCGATAGTATCCGCTCATGTTTTTACAAATGCAGCTGATCAGGTTGCCGATGAAATAGGGAAGAAAACTCCTCCCAATGATGCCGACCATATAAACGTCACAGCCATGCTTGGTGGTGGAGATATGTCTATCACTTCCGACAACTTTCAAGGAGGAAAAGTAACCACACTGATGGGCGGAGGCACTTACGACCTCAGCAAGTGTAATTTGGCTGAAGGCACTCAAGAAATAGATGTTTTGATACTGATGGGAGGTGCCAACTTCATTGTTCCCTCAGATTGGAATGTACGCTTGGAAGTCACCTCTATCTTTGGTGGATTTAGCGACTGTAGAAAATTTTCTAGTGAAGACAAAACAGATGCTACCAAAGAATTGCTAATCAAAGGCACAGTATTATTCGGTGGTGGAGAAGTAAAAAACTACGTCTAA
- a CDS encoding YfiR family protein: MRSFVVAALCMTLSFSAFSDESDKFKALLVYKFTEYIVWPNNPSVIKVGVMGNSPIYAELVRFASRKDNLEVVKLNNTSDAEKCHLVYLSKAQGGLIKPLYASLYEKSVLLVSEDKDHIQKGANAVIYISEGKLKYVMNEQSISIKGMIPSKRLASLGESL, encoded by the coding sequence ATGAGATCATTTGTAGTAGCAGCACTATGCATGACTTTGAGCTTCTCCGCATTTTCGGATGAATCGGATAAATTCAAGGCTTTGCTTGTTTACAAATTCACGGAATACATCGTATGGCCTAACAACCCTTCTGTGATTAAGGTTGGTGTAATGGGAAATTCCCCTATTTACGCAGAATTGGTTCGATTTGCTTCACGCAAAGACAACTTGGAGGTAGTCAAATTGAACAACACCAGCGATGCTGAAAAATGTCATTTGGTCTATCTATCTAAAGCACAGGGTGGTTTGATAAAACCACTGTACGCTAGTTTGTACGAAAAAAGTGTCTTACTGGTCAGTGAAGACAAAGATCACATCCAAAAAGGTGCTAACGCCGTGATCTACATCTCAGAAGGAAAGCTTAAATACGTTATGAATGAGCAGTCCATCTCTATCAAAGGAATGATTCCAAGCAAAAGATTGGCTTCTCTAGGCGAATCACTCTAA
- a CDS encoding TonB-dependent receptor plug domain-containing protein → MKHFKIILSYYTLCMCMIMSPSLFAQDIDENMFDMSLEDLMNLEITSVSKKAERLQDVSSSIYVVTSKDIEHSGATTLHEVLRLVPGYWGVQDEYSNAESNVRYSQVTNGLTGTVLYLLDGTPIQDLMSSSFSFRNFDIPLDEIDRIEVIRGSGGTVYGANSATGVVNIFTKTPDNYDGINARAEGGSAGYVATSLRAGGALSDNFSISGYGKMRLFKGWESLAGQDENGDQVVANSRFTEDFEKIDMFSLGMKAKYKVSEQGAISLNTHYNTLKTIDYSSYYGDDFAFSGNDVLVEKDVSANRFVGNLRYDHSFNDNHSLFVRVSSNMENDFNRLSGGFEISNSTYDLEVQDNLSLGDKNDLSVGFNYRINKIDVHDINATSAINYVDPQSTESLKGAFIQDKIKLADGKLNFLVGIKAENYSLVNDDFYLSPMAKVSYIPTENLTLWGGFTQSFSTPGFNNTNIDLFLFQTPSEAAWTQAATQGVYQNAYDATIAGGADDATAQAQADAFIASPTGQATIDATAQGLISSNPSVAVKNGSSTVPTRFRTWEAGFRANIDNQLTFESNFYYTSIQDGIGISPEAAAEQNSESATQPGRLATYYLYGNYVQGTTLGTESTVKIIPVHGVSFELTHSYLKSTWELQENPDFDVNDPAIVTDKDMTPEVSKVPSHVFRFKGDFDLPRQINFSMSMIYGTTFNTQGNYLTAQERFENIALPEANTVAVAPDNDRTIINVRVEKKWLDGDLTGYVFGNDIFNEGIEANARPVFNVTRSRIGRMFGVGLNYKF, encoded by the coding sequence ATGAAGCATTTTAAAATCATTTTATCCTACTACACACTATGTATGTGTATGATAATGAGCCCGAGCCTTTTTGCTCAGGACATTGACGAAAACATGTTTGACATGTCGTTGGAAGATTTAATGAATCTTGAGATTACTTCGGTTTCTAAGAAAGCTGAAAGACTACAAGACGTTTCTTCTTCTATTTATGTGGTGACTTCCAAGGATATTGAGCACTCAGGTGCCACTACCCTACACGAAGTATTAAGATTAGTTCCAGGTTACTGGGGCGTGCAAGACGAATATTCAAATGCTGAATCTAACGTCAGATACTCACAAGTAACTAATGGATTAACAGGAACCGTTCTTTATCTACTAGATGGCACTCCTATTCAGGATTTGATGTCTTCATCCTTTTCATTCCGAAACTTCGATATCCCTCTGGATGAAATTGACAGAATCGAAGTGATTCGCGGATCTGGAGGAACTGTCTACGGTGCCAATTCCGCTACTGGCGTTGTGAATATTTTCACTAAAACTCCGGACAACTATGATGGAATCAATGCAAGGGCTGAAGGTGGGTCTGCTGGATATGTTGCTACTAGCTTGAGAGCTGGCGGCGCATTAAGTGACAATTTTTCCATCTCAGGTTATGGGAAAATGAGACTCTTCAAAGGATGGGAATCATTGGCCGGTCAAGATGAAAATGGAGATCAAGTCGTTGCCAATAGCCGATTCACAGAAGATTTTGAGAAAATAGACATGTTTAGTCTGGGTATGAAAGCTAAGTATAAGGTGAGTGAACAAGGTGCCATTTCATTGAATACACATTACAACACCCTCAAAACAATTGACTACAGCAGTTATTACGGTGATGACTTTGCTTTCTCTGGCAATGATGTTTTAGTTGAAAAGGATGTAAGTGCCAATCGTTTTGTAGGCAACTTGAGATATGACCATAGTTTCAATGATAATCACAGTTTATTCGTGAGAGTATCTTCCAACATGGAAAATGATTTCAACAGACTTTCCGGAGGTTTCGAAATTTCCAACTCCACGTATGACTTAGAAGTTCAGGACAACTTATCATTAGGTGATAAGAACGATTTGAGTGTAGGTTTTAATTATAGAATCAACAAAATCGACGTACATGACATCAATGCGACTAGCGCTATCAATTATGTAGACCCTCAGAGTACCGAATCTTTGAAAGGAGCTTTCATCCAGGACAAGATCAAATTGGCTGATGGTAAACTTAATTTCTTGGTAGGTATCAAAGCTGAAAACTACTCTTTGGTGAACGACGACTTTTATTTGTCTCCAATGGCCAAAGTGAGTTATATTCCTACAGAAAACCTCACGCTATGGGGAGGTTTCACTCAGTCCTTCAGTACACCAGGTTTCAACAACACAAATATTGATTTGTTTTTGTTCCAAACTCCGTCAGAAGCAGCATGGACACAGGCAGCCACTCAGGGTGTTTACCAAAATGCATACGATGCGACAATTGCAGGCGGAGCAGATGATGCCACTGCTCAGGCTCAAGCTGATGCCTTTATAGCCTCTCCGACGGGTCAAGCTACTATTGATGCTACTGCCCAAGGGTTGATATCTAGCAATCCTAGCGTAGCTGTTAAAAACGGCTCTAGCACAGTACCTACTCGTTTCAGAACTTGGGAAGCAGGGTTTCGAGCTAATATTGACAATCAGCTAACATTTGAGTCCAACTTTTATTATACGAGTATTCAGGATGGAATAGGTATTTCTCCGGAGGCAGCAGCTGAGCAGAATAGCGAATCAGCTACTCAGCCAGGACGATTGGCCACCTATTATCTATACGGAAACTATGTGCAAGGAACTACTTTAGGAACAGAAAGTACTGTGAAAATTATCCCCGTTCATGGTGTTAGTTTTGAGTTAACCCACTCCTATTTAAAATCAACATGGGAGCTTCAAGAGAATCCAGATTTCGATGTCAACGATCCAGCCATTGTAACTGACAAGGATATGACGCCCGAGGTTTCAAAAGTTCCATCACATGTTTTCAGATTCAAAGGGGATTTTGATCTGCCAAGGCAAATCAACTTCAGCATGAGTATGATATATGGCACTACATTCAATACTCAGGGCAACTATTTAACGGCTCAAGAGCGATTTGAAAATATTGCGCTTCCAGAAGCAAACACAGTAGCGGTAGCGCCAGACAATGACCGTACCATCATCAATGTAAGAGTGGAAAAGAAATGGTTGGATGGTGATCTCACGGGCTATGTATTTGGAAATGACATTTTCAATGAAGGCATTGAAGCCAATGCGAGACCAGTGTTTAATGTGACACGTTCACGAATCGGAAGAATGTTCGGAGTAGGACTCAACTATAAGTTTTAA
- a CDS encoding YfiR family protein, with the protein MKQNKIIFGLALFLTLGLSHQSQAQESKFKALFIYKFAEYIEWPSGKKNVTVGVAGKSGVSKELSNFAASKGNMTVLDITGPNDAGKCDIIFLPNSENSELSAYNSAIGSRSVLVVSENSDLTGKGSDIGFYLESGKLRFLIDEKSIRNKKMIPSSKLLALGKPI; encoded by the coding sequence ATGAAGCAAAATAAAATCATATTTGGATTAGCACTATTCCTGACGTTGGGACTCTCCCATCAAAGTCAAGCTCAGGAAAGTAAATTCAAAGCACTTTTCATTTACAAGTTTGCCGAATACATAGAATGGCCATCAGGCAAAAAGAATGTGACAGTCGGTGTTGCAGGCAAATCTGGAGTATCAAAAGAGCTATCCAATTTTGCCGCATCCAAAGGCAACATGACGGTATTAGATATTACCGGCCCAAATGACGCTGGGAAATGCGACATTATTTTTCTTCCAAATTCCGAAAATTCCGAATTAAGCGCATACAATTCGGCCATTGGAAGCAGGAGCGTTTTAGTCGTATCGGAAAACAGTGATCTTACAGGAAAGGGCTCTGACATAGGGTTCTATCTTGAAAGTGGTAAACTCAGGTTTCTCATAGACGAGAAAAGTATCAGAAACAAAAAAATGATCCCTAGTTCCAAATTACTGGCACTAGGCAAACCAATCTAA
- a CDS encoding GNAT family N-acetyltransferase: MQKATKADEGLVIDIIAESFPYNPSVLSVIKNDKKEPQRMRWLARYVFRTALRRNAIFLSSDRTGVAVCYRFNSHKENLKDYWNQLVLAFTAIGIERIFKVLKRDSYVKKQRPQSGDFMYFWFFGVSDEGKGKGAAYELQKAVFDEAEKQNLPIYLETSIAKNKRVYERFGFEVYHTWDYTSEGITLWFMRSK, from the coding sequence ATGCAAAAAGCCACCAAAGCCGACGAAGGATTAGTCATTGATATCATCGCGGAATCCTTCCCCTACAATCCCAGTGTTCTTTCCGTTATTAAAAACGACAAGAAAGAACCACAGCGGATGAGATGGCTGGCACGGTATGTTTTTAGAACGGCCCTCAGAAGAAACGCTATTTTTTTATCCTCAGACCGAACGGGTGTAGCCGTCTGCTATAGATTCAATAGTCATAAGGAAAACCTGAAAGACTACTGGAACCAATTGGTGTTGGCATTTACAGCTATTGGAATAGAAAGAATATTCAAAGTACTAAAAAGAGATAGCTACGTAAAAAAACAACGACCGCAATCGGGTGATTTCATGTATTTCTGGTTTTTTGGGGTGAGCGATGAAGGCAAAGGAAAAGGAGCCGCCTACGAGCTACAAAAAGCGGTATTTGATGAGGCAGAGAAACAGAATCTTCCCATTTATCTAGAAACCTCCATAGCCAAGAACAAGAGGGTGTATGAAAGGTTTGGGTTTGAGGTCTACCACACCTGGGATTACACAAGTGAGGGTATTACGCTTTGGTTTATGCGTAGTAAGTAA
- a CDS encoding LytTR family DNA-binding domain-containing protein, with translation MSVHKVIIIDDEPPAREVIKHFLKDHPAFELVGEAENGFDGLKLIQSQNPDLIFLDIQMPKLTGFELLELIDNPPTIIFSTAYDQYALKAFEQHAADYLLKPYNRERFEDGLAKALTLMNKSATPVATEALVQDYLQEPTHRLVVKDGTKIDIIPTEEVIRIAAQDDYSEIITAKGKHLKKQTMKHLEQVLDPKKFARVHRSSIVQVSQIEKIEKYGKETHLAQLKNGDEVVVSASGYAKLKELLGW, from the coding sequence ATGAGTGTTCATAAAGTAATCATCATCGACGACGAACCACCAGCCAGAGAAGTAATCAAACACTTTCTCAAGGATCATCCAGCATTTGAATTGGTAGGTGAAGCCGAAAATGGCTTTGACGGACTCAAATTGATCCAGTCTCAGAATCCCGACCTGATTTTCCTCGATATACAAATGCCAAAACTGACGGGCTTCGAACTGCTAGAGCTGATCGACAACCCTCCCACCATTATCTTTTCCACGGCCTACGACCAATATGCCTTGAAAGCATTCGAACAGCACGCAGCAGATTATTTACTCAAACCCTACAACCGAGAACGGTTTGAAGACGGTCTTGCAAAAGCGCTAACGCTTATGAACAAGTCAGCAACACCAGTTGCTACTGAAGCGCTGGTACAGGACTACTTACAAGAACCTACGCATCGACTGGTAGTAAAAGACGGCACCAAAATCGACATCATCCCTACAGAAGAAGTAATCCGCATCGCCGCACAAGACGACTATTCTGAAATCATCACCGCCAAAGGCAAACACCTGAAAAAGCAAACCATGAAGCATCTGGAACAGGTGCTTGATCCCAAGAAGTTTGCTCGTGTGCATCGTTCGTCCATTGTGCAGGTTTCACAAATAGAAAAAATTGAAAAATACGGTAAAGAGACCCACTTGGCTCAACTCAAAAATGGTGACGAAGTGGTGGTAAGTGCTTCTGGATATGCCAAGTTGAAGGAGTTGTTGGGGTGGTAG
- a CDS encoding LiaF transmembrane domain-containing protein, which yields MRHHKIESRSNTIGIILVCLGAVFLLVNFNLLPGVIENLAFNWKGIVLIIGLIIIATKPNKLPGFLMVGVACYFILATFVWQEYHINIGMSRVFWPGLMIAAGFLLLNKRKIEFKRKVSGESFDYLNDSNIMGGGEVKVRSDQFKGGQTSAVFGGASYDMTGSKLAEGNHTLEVLAVFGGFTFIVPSDWEVQMEVTAIFGALVDKRKFVKPAETGPKKILRIKGFVLFGGGEIKNY from the coding sequence ATGAGACATCACAAAATAGAAAGTAGATCAAATACCATAGGCATTATCCTGGTGTGTTTAGGCGCAGTTTTCTTACTCGTTAATTTCAACCTCCTACCTGGTGTAATTGAAAATTTAGCTTTCAACTGGAAAGGGATTGTGTTAATTATTGGATTGATTATCATCGCTACCAAACCCAATAAGCTGCCCGGCTTCTTGATGGTGGGTGTTGCCTGTTACTTCATCCTAGCCACCTTTGTTTGGCAAGAGTATCATATCAATATTGGCATGAGTAGAGTTTTTTGGCCTGGACTAATGATAGCTGCGGGTTTCCTTCTCTTAAATAAGAGAAAAATTGAGTTCAAACGAAAAGTATCTGGCGAATCATTCGATTATCTAAACGACTCTAATATCATGGGAGGCGGTGAAGTAAAAGTTCGGTCTGATCAATTCAAAGGAGGCCAAACCAGTGCTGTATTTGGTGGCGCGAGCTACGATATGACCGGATCAAAACTCGCCGAAGGCAATCACACCCTGGAAGTTTTGGCTGTCTTTGGTGGATTTACCTTCATCGTTCCGTCGGACTGGGAAGTCCAAATGGAAGTAACTGCCATATTTGGTGCTTTGGTGGACAAACGAAAGTTTGTAAAGCCTGCAGAAACTGGACCTAAAAAGATACTTCGAATCAAAGGATTTGTTTTATTCGGAGGCGGGGAAATAAAGAACTACTAA
- a CDS encoding methyl-accepting chemotaxis protein, whose translation MMELRHLIKFNFTIGRKIRLSFYILIGVITLNGLYTYSTLNNSIDLLNKVFKDVYPTLDTYGDFRNLIKDSKAYSTNWVYVSRYEKDKEKLRVIHQETYPELKEKLQTIITTTHPEEAEVMGSILETFESILSDQKTIMESLNSALAYEDAMTLFVCEDLVEGNIIPICDELIERLDATMAAKSAETNSISLEMENSFSDLSLAIFILGLVGAIFGLVISGWLSRNITKPVKALQEKIAQIRLGVIPESITVMNNDEIGEMSHGINSLIQGFRSSSEFASEVGKGNLEADFQALSENDVLGHALLSMRSNLKEVINETNEVVKAAGEEGRLDTRISTDAKAGAWLQLSDAINHLLHSIATPILEVNKIVTALADGDLTHKYQLDSKGDIYTLVSNLNKATSNLNDLLVQITDSAIVVEEASTEMLNASEEMSANTGEIASAIGQMSTGAQNQVVKVDEASNLVEGIRNSSNEMGSKAANINEAAKSGVDSSKKGKEMVDNVATSMEEIAVYSVKTNDSIKVLTQRSEEITRVLGVITEIASQTNLLALNAAIEAAQAGDAGRGFAVVAEEIRKLAEDSRSSAREIETLVADVQKDTEQAAQVMETMNQSVKVGGRASTEASEVFKEIADSTTRTLSYSEEIVNATQTQQTDIGKVVSITESVVVIAEQTAAGTEEVASSATELSSGMENYSQKSEQLTHVATGLKDSMSKFKLAKKENN comes from the coding sequence ATGATGGAGCTAAGGCATCTGATAAAATTCAATTTTACTATCGGAAGAAAAATCCGACTTAGTTTTTATATCCTCATAGGAGTGATCACTTTGAATGGACTATATACTTATAGTACACTAAACAACAGTATTGATCTACTGAACAAAGTTTTTAAAGATGTTTATCCAACACTAGATACCTACGGCGATTTCAGAAATCTTATCAAAGACAGTAAGGCATATTCGACCAATTGGGTATATGTGAGCCGGTATGAAAAGGATAAAGAAAAGCTGAGAGTTATCCATCAAGAAACTTATCCTGAACTAAAAGAGAAATTACAAACTATCATTACCACTACTCACCCAGAAGAAGCGGAAGTGATGGGATCAATTCTGGAAACCTTTGAATCAATATTGAGTGATCAGAAAACCATCATGGAAAGTCTTAATTCTGCATTGGCCTATGAGGATGCTATGACGCTCTTTGTTTGTGAGGATCTAGTAGAGGGCAATATTATCCCCATCTGTGATGAATTAATAGAAAGGCTGGATGCTACCATGGCAGCCAAATCAGCAGAAACCAATAGTATCAGTCTTGAAATGGAAAATTCATTTTCCGACTTAAGTCTCGCCATATTCATCTTAGGGTTAGTCGGGGCCATATTTGGATTGGTTATTTCCGGATGGCTATCGAGAAACATTACAAAACCTGTTAAAGCCCTGCAAGAAAAAATCGCTCAAATACGTCTTGGTGTGATTCCAGAGTCTATTACGGTGATGAACAATGATGAAATAGGCGAAATGAGTCACGGTATTAATTCACTTATTCAAGGATTTAGATCCTCATCTGAGTTTGCCAGCGAAGTTGGTAAAGGCAATTTAGAAGCAGATTTCCAGGCGCTTAGTGAAAATGATGTATTGGGACATGCCTTGTTATCCATGCGATCCAATCTTAAGGAGGTAATTAACGAGACCAATGAAGTAGTGAAAGCAGCTGGAGAAGAAGGCAGACTGGATACTCGCATTTCTACCGACGCTAAAGCAGGTGCCTGGTTACAACTAAGCGATGCCATCAACCATTTGCTTCATTCTATTGCTACCCCAATTCTCGAAGTAAATAAAATTGTTACTGCTCTGGCCGATGGAGACTTGACTCATAAGTACCAGTTAGATTCTAAAGGAGACATTTACACTTTGGTTAGCAACTTGAACAAGGCCACTTCTAACCTGAACGATCTCTTGGTTCAAATTACGGATAGTGCGATTGTAGTAGAAGAAGCCTCTACTGAAATGCTCAATGCTAGTGAAGAAATGTCAGCCAACACAGGAGAAATAGCTTCCGCTATTGGACAAATGAGCACTGGCGCACAGAATCAAGTAGTGAAAGTGGATGAAGCTTCCAACTTGGTAGAAGGTATTAGAAATTCATCCAATGAAATGGGTAGCAAAGCCGCCAATATTAATGAGGCAGCTAAATCCGGTGTTGACAGTAGCAAAAAAGGTAAAGAAATGGTGGACAACGTGGCTACCAGTATGGAAGAAATAGCGGTCTACTCCGTAAAAACTAATGACTCTATCAAAGTGCTTACTCAACGATCTGAAGAGATCACAAGAGTACTTGGGGTAATTACAGAAATCGCTTCTCAAACAAACCTTTTGGCTCTGAACGCGGCGATAGAAGCGGCTCAGGCCGGTGATGCTGGAAGAGGATTTGCTGTAGTAGCAGAAGAAATTAGAAAACTAGCTGAAGATTCTCGGAGCTCAGCAAGAGAAATTGAAACCTTGGTAGCAGATGTACAGAAGGATACTGAGCAAGCAGCACAAGTGATGGAAACGATGAATCAGAGTGTTAAAGTGGGTGGTCGAGCATCAACAGAAGCCTCTGAAGTATTTAAAGAAATTGCAGACTCTACCACCCGAACCTTATCCTATTCAGAGGAAATTGTAAATGCAACTCAAACACAACAAACAGATATTGGCAAGGTGGTTTCCATCACCGAATCAGTCGTGGTAATTGCAGAACAAACAGCAGCAGGTACGGAAGAAGTGGCAAGTTCGGCAACGGAATTATCTTCCGGAATGGAAAATTACAGCCAAAAATCTGAACAATTGACTCATGTAGCGACCGGACTGAAAGACAGCATGAGTAAATTCAAATTGGCGAAAAAAGAAAATAACTAA